From the bacterium genome, one window contains:
- a CDS encoding CARDB domain-containing protein, with the protein MKKITPLLFSLFVFPDINWNFQVPSGICIDKAGMIYVVSSGDSRIKKYTRDGRLSLDFGERGEGKRCLDGPMDVAINSRGDIYVSDTWNNRISVFSPDGTFKMNIGGLGEGKGRFRYPNSIAFDKDDYLYVVDSGNGIVQKFSLEGRFIMEFGKKEGLKWPCGIAIDEDVYISDSSNDRIMRFNKDGGFIESIRGINNPGGLAFSPDKNLYITDSSSIVKLADNGFVPFIKGLSNPADLAFNRSSIFVSEKGGNRVLKFSLDGILEEEWKASGKSLERLNLPYDVALSKDGIYIADTGNNRILSLDFSFKPKAVWDFPSPIAIFVDGYENIYCLSSRENVVIKFDKGGNEILRLSSLTFPRDLLVDKKAIFVLCSKEIMRFSLDGEYLGTLCSSLKEPSCIAKDNFGFILVSDGNTIKKFSQSGILVKTIENLLSPAGIVVDKDSNIYVAEREKNCILKLDFYGKIIDVLPIKLLYPYGLFLDADSNLYIADCGNHRMVVFGEKDDRFLSPMKKKGVVKPKSNLADLVVSEIDVLEPKLGIWTRIKATIKNIGNTKADFISVGFFCNSSNIGFGKIIKSLKDKESTTINTIWLPSEEGIQTIRVVADCENKIEEENEENNINEKEIEVY; encoded by the coding sequence ATGAAAAAGATAACCCCTTTACTTTTTTCGCTCTTTGTCTTTCCAGATATTAACTGGAATTTCCAAGTGCCATCCGGCATTTGTATAGATAAAGCTGGGATGATCTATGTTGTTTCCTCGGGAGACTCCAGAATAAAAAAATATACAAGGGATGGAAGGCTTTCTCTTGACTTTGGAGAAAGGGGAGAAGGTAAGAGATGCCTTGATGGACCAATGGATGTAGCCATAAATTCCAGAGGCGATATATATGTATCTGATACCTGGAACAATAGAATTTCTGTATTTTCTCCTGACGGCACATTCAAGATGAACATAGGTGGCTTGGGAGAGGGAAAAGGAAGATTTAGGTATCCAAATTCTATAGCCTTTGATAAAGACGATTATCTCTATGTGGTTGATTCGGGAAATGGCATAGTTCAAAAATTCAGCCTGGAAGGAAGATTTATTATGGAATTTGGAAAGAAAGAGGGTCTAAAATGGCCTTGTGGAATAGCAATAGATGAGGATGTATACATCTCTGATTCCTCCAATGATAGAATTATGAGGTTTAATAAGGATGGAGGATTTATTGAATCAATAAGGGGAATAAATAATCCAGGTGGATTAGCATTCTCTCCTGATAAAAATCTCTATATTACGGATAGCTCTTCTATTGTAAAGCTTGCCGATAATGGATTTGTTCCATTTATTAAAGGTTTGTCAAATCCAGCTGATCTTGCTTTCAACCGCTCATCCATCTTTGTTTCCGAGAAGGGAGGAAATAGGGTCTTAAAATTTTCCCTTGATGGAATTCTTGAAGAGGAATGGAAAGCCTCGGGAAAATCCTTAGAAAGGCTTAATCTTCCTTATGATGTTGCTTTGAGCAAGGATGGTATATACATTGCAGATACAGGAAATAACAGAATTCTCTCTCTTGACTTCTCCTTTAAGCCAAAGGCAGTTTGGGATTTCCCCTCACCTATTGCAATATTCGTTGATGGTTATGAAAATATTTATTGTTTAAGCTCAAGGGAAAATGTGGTTATAAAATTTGACAAAGGAGGAAATGAGATTTTAAGGCTTTCAAGCCTTACCTTCCCAAGGGATTTGCTTGTAGATAAGAAGGCTATCTTTGTTCTTTGCTCTAAGGAAATTATGAGGTTTTCTTTAGATGGAGAATATCTTGGAACACTCTGTTCTTCTCTTAAAGAGCCATCTTGCATTGCGAAGGACAATTTTGGATTTATCCTTGTCTCTGATGGCAATACAATAAAAAAATTTTCGCAATCTGGCATATTGGTAAAAACCATAGAGAATCTTCTCTCTCCCGCTGGGATTGTAGTTGACAAGGATAGCAATATCTATGTAGCAGAGAGGGAAAAAAATTGCATCTTAAAGCTTGATTTTTATGGAAAAATTATTGATGTATTACCCATAAAGCTTCTCTATCCCTATGGATTATTCCTTGATGCTGATTCTAATCTCTACATTGCTGATTGTGGAAATCATAGGATGGTGGTTTTTGGGGAAAAAGACGATAGATTCCTTTCTCCTATGAAAAAGAAAGGGGTGGTTAAACCCAAGTCTAATCTAGCTGACCTTGTTGTTTCTGAAATAGATGTTTTAGAGCCAAAGCTTGGGATATGGACAAGGATAAAGGCAACCATAAAGAATATAGGAAATACAAAGGCAGATTTCATTAGTGTAGGTTTCTTTTGTAATTCTTCTAACATTGGATTTGGAAAGATAATAAAAAGCTTAAAGGACAAAGAAAGCACAACCATAAATACAATCTGGCTTCCCAGCGAAGAAGGCATACAAACAATAAGGGTTGTGGCAGACTGCGAAAACAAGATAGAAGAAGAAAACGAAGAAAATAACATAAATGAAAAAGAAATAGAGGTTTATTGA
- a CDS encoding sulfurtransferase TusA family protein, giving the protein MYYFLIMAIEILDVRGLRCPHPVMKIAIKSPDMKKGDILEVLGDCPTFERGVRLWCERMNKVILSIKEEEGGLRIQIQF; this is encoded by the coding sequence ATGTATTATTTTTTAATAATGGCAATTGAAATATTAGATGTAAGGGGGCTTAGGTGCCCCCACCCAGTAATGAAGATTGCGATTAAGTCTCCTGATATGAAAAAGGGGGATATTCTGGAGGTTTTGGGAGATTGCCCTACATTTGAAAGGGGTGTGAGGCTATGGTGTGAGAGGATGAATAAGGTAATACTTTCTATAAAGGAAGAGGAAGGGGGTTTGAGGATACAAATACAGTTTTAA
- a CDS encoding response regulator, with protein sequence MNMHAINILLVEDNEDDIVIIQKVFKKLKLINPLYIVRDGEEAIDFLLNKGDYSDKEKAPRPGLILLDINMPRMDGFETLENIKKEPCLKTIPVIMLTVSEREEDIVRSYENGAVSYITKPMDFEQFVKVMEQFEIYWTLVSKIPK encoded by the coding sequence ATGAATATGCACGCAATAAATATTCTTTTGGTAGAAGATAATGAGGACGATATTGTAATAATTCAAAAGGTATTTAAAAAGCTTAAGCTTATCAACCCATTGTATATTGTAAGGGATGGGGAGGAGGCAATAGATTTTCTCTTAAATAAAGGAGATTATTCAGATAAAGAAAAAGCTCCAAGACCAGGGCTTATTTTATTAGATATAAATATGCCAAGGATGGATGGGTTTGAGACATTGGAAAATATCAAAAAAGAGCCGTGCTTAAAGACAATCCCTGTAATAATGCTTACTGTCTCAGAGAGGGAAGAGGATATTGTGAGAAGCTATGAGAATGGTGCGGTATCCTATATTACCAAGCCAATGGACTTTGAGCAATTTGTAAAGGTAATGGAGCAATTTGAGATTTATTGGACACTTGTCTCAAAGATACCAAAGTAA